The nucleotide window GTTCTAGGATCTATAATCTCACACTCAATACCATCTTTCGCTAATTGGTTAGCCGCTTGAACTGCAAGATGGTACATCTTTCCATGAGCAACTAAAGTTACATCGCTACCTTCGCGCTTAACTTTACCTTTACCAATTGGTATGATGAAATCTTCATCCTCTGGTACTTCACCTTTCATACCATACATTTGTTCCGATTCCATGAAAATAACGGGGTTATCATCACGAATGGCAGCTTTTAGTAAGCCTTTAGCATCGGCTGGCTCTGAAGTGTAAATCACTTTTAAACCAGGAAAATGTGCATACATTGAATCGTATGATACCGAGTGAGTGGCTCCTAATTGTCCTGCAGAGGCGTTTGGACCTCTAAATACTATTGGGCAATTAATTTGACCACCAGTCATGTACTTCACTTTTGAAGCATGATTGATAATCTGATCGGCAGCAAGTACAGCAAAGTTGAAAGTCATAAACTCAACAATTGGTCTTAAACCATTCATTGCCGCACCTACACCAATACCTGCAAAACCAAGCTCAGAAATAGGAGTGTCAATCACTCTTTTATATCCGTATTTATCTAAAAGTCCTTCAGTGGCTTTGTAAGCGCCGTTATATTCAGCTACTTCCTCACCCATAATAAAAACTTTTTCTTCGCGCGCCATTTCCTCATCAATAGCGGCTCTGATTGCTTCTCTAAATTGTAATTCAGCCATTATTCTATTTTTGATATTCTTAGTTATGGAAGTAAGGATCGTCTTCTACAAACATATCTTCGTAGAGCTCTTCTTCTTTCGGGAAGTCTGAGTTATCTGCAAACTCTACAGCATCTAATACTTCTTGCTCTACTTTGTCGTCAATCTTCTTTAGAGCCGATTCTTTTACGATATCGTTATCAAGTAAATATGTTTTTAAACGCTCAATAGGATCAATCTTCTGATACTCATCCAGCTCCTCTTTTGTACGGTATTTTTGAGGATCAGACATTGAATGTCCTCTATAACGGTACGTTCTGATTTCAACAAACCAAGGTTCAGAGTTCTTTCTAACGTCTTCTGCAATTTCCTTCATTTTCTCATATACCGAGAACACATCCATGCCATTAATAACCGCGCTTTTCATTCCGTAGCCTTTTGCACGGTCAACGATTTCAGCAACGGTATGCCTACGAGCAGCAGTACCCATTGAGTACCCATTGTTTTCTACCACAAAAATAGCAGGTAGCTTCCAAAGCTGAGCAATATTGAAAGTCTCATGTAGTGCTCCTTGATCAACCGCGCCATCGCCGAAGAAACAAGTAGAAATTCTACCGTTTTGCTCATATTTGTTCGTAAAGGCTAAACCAGCTCCAATAGGAATATGTCCACCTACGATTCCGTATCCACCCCAGAAATGATGGTCTACTTTGGCAAAGTGCATTGAACCACCTTTACCTCTTGAAGAACCTGTGCCTTTACCAAATAGCTCGGCCATCCCTTCATTTGCAGTAATACCTCTACAAAGACCCCAACCGTGATCTCTATATGCAGTTATAATATCATCGTTGTCGTTTAGCGCAAATACAGTCCCTGTAGAAACCGCTTCCTGCCCAATATAAAGGTGTAGGAAACCCCCAAATTTA belongs to Balneola vulgaris DSM 17893 and includes:
- a CDS encoding pyruvate dehydrogenase complex E1 component subunit beta, with the translated sequence MAELQFREAIRAAIDEEMAREEKVFIMGEEVAEYNGAYKATEGLLDKYGYKRVIDTPISELGFAGIGVGAAMNGLRPIVEFMTFNFAVLAADQIINHASKVKYMTGGQINCPIVFRGPNASAGQLGATHSVSYDSMYAHFPGLKVIYTSEPADAKGLLKAAIRDDNPVIFMESEQMYGMKGEVPEDEDFIIPIGKGKVKREGSDVTLVAHGKMYHLAVQAANQLAKDGIECEIIDPRTVKPLDLPLIIESIKKTNRCVILDEAHPFGGLAAEVGFLIQREAFDYLDAPVLRVTLPDVCAPFAKNLFDLWYPSTKQVIDAVNQVTYRN
- the pdhA gene encoding pyruvate dehydrogenase (acetyl-transferring) E1 component subunit alpha, producing MAKKKSAEINFAPKGIGDEKSGAVQKGVDLPPATKKSHKDLGLSAKKLKDMYEQMYLQRRFEERAMQQYQKGKFGGFLHLYIGQEAVSTGTVFALNDNDDIITAYRDHGWGLCRGITANEGMAELFGKGTGSSRGKGGSMHFAKVDHHFWGGYGIVGGHIPIGAGLAFTNKYEQNGRISTCFFGDGAVDQGALHETFNIAQLWKLPAIFVVENNGYSMGTAARRHTVAEIVDRAKGYGMKSAVINGMDVFSVYEKMKEIAEDVRKNSEPWFVEIRTYRYRGHSMSDPQKYRTKEELDEYQKIDPIERLKTYLLDNDIVKESALKKIDDKVEQEVLDAVEFADNSDFPKEEELYEDMFVEDDPYFHN